Genomic DNA from uncultured Fibrobacter sp.:
GATTCTCCAGGTCATTTCGATGATCTTCATGTGGGCGAAAAAGAACGGCACCGACGGTATGAAGGATGCCCTTTTGAACATGGTGCGTGCCCTGGTCGCTTTCGGTATCATGATTGCGGTGGCAGTGGGTCTTGACCGCGTCTCTGGCGATTTTGTCCGGAACGCGAATTTTGTTGTGCTCGTTGTCTATGCCTGTGCGGCGGGAATCCTGCTGTTTACGCTCACGCTCATTGTCCAGCGTTACCTGGGCAGCAAGGATGCGAAGGATATCCTGAACGAACTCCTTGGAAAGGTGCTCCGCAAGCTGCACCTGAAACATTAATATTGAAATGTCATTCTCGCGAAGGCGGGAATCTCCAGTTCTATTGGAATGATTTTATTTCAGTCCGTTCGCCCTGTAGAATTGGATGTCGGAAAGTACCTGGTCTACCCAGCTCTTGGTGAGCGGGGACTTGTGCCAGTTTTCGGGCTTTGCACCGATTTCAGGTTCCGGGTAGAATGTCGCGATGGCGTTCTCCTGGCTGATTCCCACTCGCAGCTGCTTGCTTAGGCGATCTGCGCCGATAAAGATTTGTTCGAGCCCTTCGCCTTCTTCGAGAGCGAGGATTCCGTGTGCGTCTTTTTGTCCGCGGAAGTCGAAGTTGAAATTCGACACGTGCCGTATCAGCGACATGAGAAGTGCCGGGTCCAGCTTGTAAATCCGTGAGGCCTCCATAACGGGAAGCGCCGTCAGTTGCTCGGTATCCCAGGGGTTTCCGTTATATGTAATTTCCAGCGTGTGGGTGGTTTCTTCGCTTGTGATTTTCGTGGTGTAGCGGTTGCCGAGTTTTTTTTGCAAAAGCTTGTTCAGACGGATGCCCCTGTTCTTGAATTGCTTGTAGCCGTTCATGGTAAAGTGGAGCGTGTCATCGAGGCGCGTTATTATGGGTAGCGTGGGCTTTTCGACAATTTCGTTGTAGGCGGCAATCACGAGCGGCAAAACGTAGGCGAGTTCCGGTTCGGCGTGCGTCAGGTCGCAACTGGAATCTACCGCGATTTTCTGCAGCGTATCGAGTTTCAGTACGGCTTCTGCGGCGTAACGTTCAAAGAGCTTTCTCTCGTCGGTGTCTTCGCGATTTGCGGCAGGGAGGAATACGTAGGTGAGCGTGATGGTTGCAAGGATAAGGACGGTCGCGATCAGGGTTCGCCAGATTCTCCGATTTCGCGAAAGGACTTTTAGCCAACCCCGCACCTTGGGACTTCGCCCGAGGTAAATGGCGAGAAATACCAAAATGAGTGTCCACAATGCAACAAAAATCACGTCCTATATTATAGCAAAAGCGTTTTAATTTTATCTTTGTCGCTATGCTGAATCCATTAAAGAATGTCGTGGTCATTGGTGACCGAATCCTCTTGAAGCCCCTGGAATCCTCGAACAAGACGGGGAGTGGACTTTACCTGCCTCCAAGTGTCCGGGAACACGATGCCGTGCATACGGGGCTTGTGGTGCGCGTGGGGCCGGGGTATCCGATTCCCGTAAACCAGGATGGCGACGAAATTTTTCGCAGCGAAAATCCCGAAAACGTGAAGTACTTGCCCTTGCAGGTCAAGGAAGGCGACGAGGCCCTTTATCTGCATGCGAGCGGACACGAAATCGAGATCGACGGCGAACGCTACGTGATTATTTCGCAGAATGCGGTGCTCTTGGTGATGCGCCCCGAAGTCCCCGACGACATCGAAGGAATCCTCAGGGATTAGAACCAATTATTTATACAGTTCCAGGGTTTCTTTCAGCTTGGTCGCAACACCGTTGATCGTGTCGAACATGTCGCGCAGTTCTCCCTGAATATTGTCGAAGCGCGGAATGTCGCAGAAAAGATCGTTGCGGTAAACCTTGTTCGCTTGGTACAGGTCGCGCAGGCTGCGGAGAATTTTCGCCTGCTGTTCCATCTGCGTCTGCGTTTCCTTGCGGAGTTCTTCGAGCAGAATCTTTTTCTGTCTTGCCACGTCGGGATCGTTTTCGCGCAGAATATAGGTTGGCAGCGTCGCGAAGTCTTCGAACTTGGATGGCGAGGAATTGTTGTTCCTCATGGCGTTGTTTCGAAGTCCGATTCCCTTTACGGCGGAGTCGATAGAGATGGTGCAGCTGGATGTTCCGTGGAAATTGCAGCGGACGTGCTTTTCGACCTGGCGAAGCTCATTGTAGGGGTTGAAGTCTTCGTCGGTTTCGACGTACTGTAGCGGCACGTAGAGCGGGGCCGGTTCGCCTGCGACGGTGATGCGGTAGCAGATGCAGGGTTCCCCGTTGAAATCCTTGGTTTCGTACAAGTTGTTGCTGCTGTGGAGTAGCGTTTTTACTCTGCGGAAAAGCCCTGCGGCGTCGTAGACGTTGTCGGCGACGTTTGCAAGCTCCTTGAGCATGACCGACTTGACGATTTCGTTGAAACTTTCGTTGATGGCCTTGTTCGAGGTGGAACGTCCCCAGATGGGGGCTCCCAGGAACAGCGTGTCGATAAAGGTCGTGTGCGTCCTGCCGTTAAAGAAGGCGATCGCCTTTGCCATGTTGGTGAGCGCAAGCCACTTGCTGATAGGAACGTAGATGCCGTTCTGTGTGCAGATTTCTGCAAGCTTCCCGATGGTGGAAAGCGTGTCTTCGGAAAGCTCGATTTTCTTGATTTCTTCTTTCCAGGCGTTTTTTTCGTCTAGCGAAATTTTCAGGTTGTCGGGAACTTCGAAGTTTTGGGCTTTGCCCTGGCTCTGGAGTAGTGAACACAGAGCGCTTGGCGAAAGGTTGTCGGGCATCGAAATGGTGAGCGTGATTTCGTCGGCGATTTCGGCGCGGCCCATGGCATTTTCGGGGCGGATGTCGCTGCTCAAGATGACGGGAGCGTTTTCGCGGTCCTGTAGGGCGGCGCGGACGTTTTCCTTGGTGATGTCGTCAATCGGGTTGAAGTTCTGGAAAATGATAAGGTCGAATACGCCGAGCTTGGTCGGGAAACTGTGCTGGCGTGAACCTACCTGCAAGACCTTGTTGTCCTTGAATGCGGACGACAGACGCTTGACAAGAAACGATTTTCCCGAACCGGTACGGCCGTAAAGGTAGAAGGGCTCGTTGTTGACTACCGAGAGAAAGCCTAGGCTTAGGCAGGATTCCCTTTCGGGGAAGTCGGCGCACAGGACTTGCAAAAGTTCTTGAATACGTTGTGTCAGCGTCATGATTCGATCCTTCTTTATTCGCTTACTGTAGAATTTAACAAAACATCTTGTACTAAATGGACTAGACGTTCACCGGGGATCATTTTTTGGCGCGCAATGTAGATATTTTGGGGTAAATCCGGTGCCGTGCCGTGCAAAATCCTGAACCGTTCGGCATCTTTTTCCGAGATGACGAAAGCTTGTTCGGGGTGTGCGGCGATTTCTTGCAACAATCTTTGTGCGAAATTTCGGTCGTGGTCTTTCAGGAAGGTTGTCGAGGCGATGGTAATGCCTTGAGCCTTTATGTCGCTGCAAAAACGTTCCGGGTCGCCGATTCCGCAAAAAACGTTCACTTCCGTTTTGAGGGCGTCTTCGTCCTTGTTTGTTATTTTGTCTATAATGAAACGTAGATCGGAATCATTTCCCGTGCAGTGGATTTCTATGCAGTCGGAAGGGTGGTCCTTTGCGAGACTTCTGGAATTTCCGAGTGGCCAGAGATTTTGGATTTTGACAGGAGCCCTTTCCCACAGGAGGACGAACGTGACTGCGCCTGCCAGACGACTGTCCTCGAAACCGTCGTCGCAAAGGATGAAGTCGAATTTTTTGGCCTGGTCGAGCTCGTGGGCGAGGCGGTAGCGGTTGCGTGTCTCGAAAATTTCGACTCGCGGATTAGTGTGGAAATGTTTCCGGAGCATTGCCGCTTCGTCGTAGGCGTATTCGTGACAGAGAATGGCTACTCGCTTGTCTTGTGCGGCGAGTGTTTCTGTAAGCCAGGTGCAGAAGGGCGTCTTTCCTGCGCCTCCGGTTCGGTACGCCCCGACAACGATTAACCGCGAATGCCTTAGCGGTTTCCCTGGCCTAAGGCAGATCGCATGATGCAACAGGTAGGCGGCACGGTAACAGAGGACAATGGCTAAGCTCATCATTCTTCTTGCTCAAACCTCATACCTCAAAGCGGCAACGCCGCGACCTCGCTCCTACAGGCAGTTTCTCTTTTGCTGCAGGAACAAGTCGGCCAAAACGAGGGCGGCCATGCTTTCGACAATCACCGGGGCACGTACGGCGACGCAGGGGTCGTGGCGTCCGCGAGCGGCGAGCGTTCCGTTTTCGCCACCGCGACCAGCGGTCTTCTGTTCCTGGGAGATTGTGGCGGTCGGCTTGAAGGCCATGCGGCAGTAGATGGGTTCGCCGTTGCTGATGCCGCCGAGGCTGCCACCCGCGTTGTTGGTGCGGGTGCGGTAACGGTGACCGTCAAAGTAGAGTTCGTCGTTGTGCTTGCTTCCGTGCATACGTGCCGAGGCGAAACCGCTTCCGATTTCGAA
This window encodes:
- a CDS encoding co-chaperone GroES family protein, whose product is MLNPLKNVVVIGDRILLKPLESSNKTGSGLYLPPSVREHDAVHTGLVVRVGPGYPIPVNQDGDEIFRSENPENVKYLPLQVKEGDEALYLHASGHEIEIDGERYVIISQNAVLLVMRPEVPDDIEGILRD
- a CDS encoding tetraacyldisaccharide 4'-kinase; translation: MMSLAIVLCYRAAYLLHHAICLRPGKPLRHSRLIVVGAYRTGGAGKTPFCTWLTETLAAQDKRVAILCHEYAYDEAAMLRKHFHTNPRVEIFETRNRYRLAHELDQAKKFDFILCDDGFEDSRLAGAVTFVLLWERAPVKIQNLWPLGNSRSLAKDHPSDCIEIHCTGNDSDLRFIIDKITNKDEDALKTEVNVFCGIGDPERFCSDIKAQGITIASTTFLKDHDRNFAQRLLQEIAAHPEQAFVISEKDAERFRILHGTAPDLPQNIYIARQKMIPGERLVHLVQDVLLNSTVSE